The following coding sequences lie in one Glycine soja cultivar W05 chromosome 16, ASM419377v2, whole genome shotgun sequence genomic window:
- the LOC114389009 gene encoding uncharacterized protein LOC114389009, producing MCQSLFISMRGIWISNLSQCPLYLVVHSCLPYCFINDENITLNTFSFKVNRLEERMKSFNILSPEDKGMTKQNVNTKLKRWRCAYYFIFIPGALALLLSVAAVSKFLSFKSFLGTESLYSNLNPEVPNRNQNEVLMKTVEMVIHKIEEELDKLRETKQDPSSTPSVFQQGSFLSDILGLLESAATSHQHSEGSNRQTDNFTIHPLVRKKKQSDEPADYFLREEIRKYVRIKPNRLGKQNFMGTNASFTSIGHACFAMKEELEEYMDYDVGEICNDDWKLAQKLMVHGCDPLPRRRCFSRAPKLYNQPFPINESLWKLPDDRNVRWSQYRCKNFLCLASNTTRKGFFKCADCFNLTNHEMPRWISLEADSNQTADFLISDVLGIKPKEIRIGLDFSVGTGTFAARMREFNVTIVSATINFGAPFNEMIALRGLVPLYLTINQRLPFFDNTLDLIHTTRFLDGWIDLVLLEFILYDWDRVLRPGGLLWIDSFFCLKEDLYAYLQAFKMLRYKKHKWVVVPKVDKDDQEMFFSAVLEKPPRQFR from the coding sequence AACGCATGAAATCTTTCAATATTCTGAGTCCTGAAGATAAGGGAATGACAAAACAGAATGTTAATACAAAGTTAAAAAGATGGAGATGtgcttactattttatcttcatACCGGGTGCTCTTGCTCTTCTCCTTTCTGTTGCTGCTGTGTCCAAGTTCCTCTCCTTCAAATCATTTCTAGGTACTGAATCTTTATACTCAAATCTGAATCCTGAGGTCCCAAATAGGAATCAAAATGAGGTGCTGATGAAAACCGTTGAAATGGTAATTCATAAAATTGAAGAGGAACTGGACAAACTGAGGGAAACAAAACAGGATCCATCGTCAACCCCATCTGTATTCCAGCAAGGTTCATTTCTTTCCGATATATTAGGACTTCTTGAGTCAGCAGCGACGTCTCATCAACACAGTGAAGGGAGTAATCGGCAAACTGATAATTTCACCATTCATCCTCTGGTGAGAAAAAAGAAGCAATCTGATGAGCCTGCTGATTACTTTCTGCGTGAAGAGATTCGCAAGTATGTCAGGATAAAGCCTAACAGATTAGGAAAACAAAACTTCATGGGGACAAATGCAAGCTTCACCAGCATAGGACACGCATGCTTTGCCATGAAGGAAGAGCTAGAAGAATACATGGACTATGATGTTGGTGAGATCTGCAATGATGACTGGAAGCTAGCTCAAAAGCTTATGGTTCATGGTTGTGATCCTTTACCAAGGAGAAGGTGCTTTTCAAGAGCCCCTAAGCTATACAACCAGCCATTTCCCATCAATGAATCCTTGTGGAAACTTCCTGATGATAGAAATGTCAGATGGAGCCAATACCGGTGCAAGAACTTCTTGTGTCTTGCCAGCAACACCACTCGTAAGGGATTCTTCAAGTGTGCAGACTGCTTCAATCTCACCAACCATGAGATGCCAAGATGGATAAGCCTGGAGGCTGATTCAAACCAGACAGCGGATTTCCTTATATCTGATGTTCTTGGAATTAAGCCAAAAGAGATCAGAATAGGATTGGACTTCAGTGTTGGAACTGGAACTTTTGCTGCTAGGATGAGGGAATTCAATGTGACTATAGTTTCAGCCACTATCAATTTTGGAGCACCCTTTAATGAAATGATAGCTCTTAGAGGACTTGTTCCTCTCTACTTGACTATAAACCAAAGGCTTCCATTTTTTGACAACACCCTGGATTTGATTCACACAACAAGGTTTCTAGATGGGTGGATTGACCTTGTGCTCCTTGAGTTTATATTGTATGATTGGGATAGAGTTCTGAGACCAGGGGGGTTGCTTTGGATAGACAGCTTCTTCTGCTTGAAGGAAGATTTGTATGCTTACTTGCAGGCCTTCAAAATGCTGAGATATAAGAAGCACAAATGGGTAGTTGTTCCAAAGGTTGATAAGGATGATCAAGAAATGTTCTTCTCTGCTGTTTTAGAGAAGCCTCCTAGACAATTCAGGTGA